In one Pseudomonas hydrolytica genomic region, the following are encoded:
- a CDS encoding efflux transporter outer membrane subunit, producing the protein MTAKALAAPLLLALALSACSSAPQHPAPQLPDTWFSAAGVHPADAESLASWWRQFDDPQLTALVHRAMQQNHDVRLAMARVDSARAQLRQSRAGLLPSFDLPGSASRQWIENDQDAEPGSPLAEFIPDDDPIAFDSWELALQATWELDLFGATRARRDSAAQQLRSAEAQTVAARLAVAANTAQGYLQLRALQGQRALLVEGIEVARELERIAGLLFHAGEVTGLDVEATSAERASLEADLDELDIHLAEAQLALDTLLAEPPGSSAVQLAASTAVPLAESRIAAGQPIDLLRRRPDLIAEAARLDAAELQALAARRDLFPKLAVQAAVGRSGFALGDAVSSASNFARVGATFGLPLLDYANRGAAIELADAEGEGAYIAFEQALARALEEVERGLTRIAGQQRRHAALSRTREHRERAHRLAQRSYELGEANLSEVLDAQRGALQARQRALEGRTALATAQVALYVALGGGWQAGGAQAADTPSEAGTVERER; encoded by the coding sequence ATGACTGCCAAGGCCCTGGCCGCTCCGCTGCTGCTCGCCCTGGCCCTGAGCGCCTGCTCCAGCGCACCGCAGCACCCGGCGCCGCAACTGCCGGATACCTGGTTCAGCGCCGCCGGCGTCCACCCGGCCGATGCCGAGTCGCTGGCCAGCTGGTGGCGCCAGTTCGACGACCCGCAGCTCACCGCGCTGGTCCACCGCGCCATGCAGCAGAACCACGATGTACGCCTGGCCATGGCGCGGGTCGACAGCGCCCGCGCGCAGCTGCGCCAGTCGCGCGCCGGCCTGCTGCCGAGCTTCGATTTGCCGGGCTCGGCCAGCCGCCAGTGGATCGAGAACGACCAGGACGCCGAACCCGGTAGCCCGCTGGCCGAGTTCATCCCGGATGACGACCCGATCGCCTTCGACAGCTGGGAACTGGCGCTGCAGGCGACCTGGGAACTGGACCTGTTCGGCGCCACCCGCGCCCGGCGCGACAGCGCCGCCCAGCAACTGCGCTCGGCCGAGGCGCAGACGGTGGCCGCACGCCTGGCCGTGGCCGCCAACACCGCGCAGGGCTATCTGCAGCTGCGCGCGCTGCAGGGGCAGCGCGCGCTCTTGGTCGAAGGCATCGAGGTGGCCCGCGAACTGGAGCGCATCGCCGGGCTGCTGTTTCATGCTGGCGAGGTGACCGGGCTGGACGTCGAGGCCACCTCCGCCGAACGCGCATCGCTGGAAGCCGATCTGGACGAGCTGGATATCCACCTGGCCGAAGCGCAGCTGGCGCTGGATACCCTGCTTGCCGAGCCGCCGGGCAGTAGCGCCGTCCAGCTCGCCGCCAGTACGGCGGTGCCGTTGGCCGAATCGCGAATCGCCGCCGGTCAGCCCATCGACCTGTTGCGCCGTCGCCCGGACCTGATCGCCGAAGCGGCGCGGCTGGATGCCGCCGAACTGCAGGCACTGGCCGCCCGCCGCGACCTGTTCCCGAAACTGGCGGTGCAGGCTGCCGTGGGTCGCTCCGGCTTCGCGTTGGGCGACGCCGTTTCCAGCGCGTCGAACTTCGCCCGGGTCGGCGCCACCTTCGGCCTGCCGCTGCTGGACTATGCAAACCGCGGTGCCGCCATCGAACTGGCCGATGCCGAGGGCGAGGGCGCCTATATCGCCTTCGAGCAGGCCCTGGCCCGCGCGCTGGAGGAGGTCGAACGCGGCCTGACGCGCATTGCCGGCCAACAGCGTCGGCACGCCGCCCTCAGCCGCACCCGCGAGCACCGCGAGCGCGCGCACCGGCTGGCGCAGCGCAGCTACGAGCTGGGCGAGGCGAACCTGAGTGAGGTGCTGGACGCCCAGCGCGGCGCACTGCAGGCGCGCCAGCGGGCATTGGAAGGTCGCACCGCACTGGCGACCGCGCAGGTGGCGTTGTACGTGGCGCTGGGCGGTGGCTGGCAGGCGGGAGGCGCGCAGGCTGCGGATACGCCGAGCGAGGCTGGAACCGTGGAGCGCGAACGCTGA
- a CDS encoding efflux RND transporter permease subunit produces the protein MDFARYAITRPVNIWILVLTCLLGGILAFFEIGRLEDPEFTIKQAIVNVQYPGATALEVELQVTEPLESAIQQMSQIKEIRSRSMPGIAEIRVEMQDRYDGDALPQIWDELRNKINDAQGDLPPGIEPPQVNDDFGDVYGIFYALTGDGLTLKELHETAKDLRRALLTADGVGKVEIAGVQEERILVEVDQAQLAAMNIAPDEIAAALGDTDAAVEAGGVNAGDFFVRLRPSGAFDSLEELRALSVGQGPQRVELGAIAKLSRDYAERPQQIIRHNGQPALTLGISGVSGANIVEVGHSVEAVLQANEHRMPLGAELHPLYQQHRIVDESVNSFALNVFLSVAIVVGVLCIAMGLRAGVIIGAVLFLTVLGTLLVMWLVGIELERISLGALIIAMGMLVDNAVVVCDGMLVRQRQGKSILEASQQTLQQTQWPLLGATIIGILAFAGIGLSQDTTGEFLFSLFFVIAVSLLLSWLLALLLVPLFGHYLLRNGGADEDADAAYDGPWYARYRRLATGVLRWPKLTIGALLVLTVISAVIFTRLPQSFFPPSSTPLFYVNLFLPQGTHIRDTARAASEVEQYLAEQDGVSDVSSFIGAGASRFMLTYMPEQPNASLMHFLVRTEDAERIDGLVRQINQELPQRYPSADVSAAQFMFGPNAEAKLEARISGPDIEVLREISAEGRKRLQEQGRVLNVRDDWRQPVLVLRPQLALDRLADAGLTRQAVARALAAGSEGQRVSLLRERDELIPVVLRAAPDDRIDADNLLQRLIWSPAGNGYVPLAQVADRIEPSSEDGIIVRYDRERTISIRAEPRDGENTNEAHERIRPLIEGIELPVNYSLKWGGDYEQSSDAQQALASTLAVPYLAMVLVTVLLFARVRQPLMIWAVVPMAICGVSFGLLLTGQAFGFMALLGLLSLTGMLIKNAVVLVDEIDRQIAAEVPRLTAIIEASASRLRPVTMAAGTTVLGMVPLLFDPFFANMAVTIMGGLGFATLLTLLAVPCLYLLLMKVRPEETA, from the coding sequence ATGGATTTCGCCCGTTACGCCATCACTCGGCCGGTCAATATCTGGATTCTGGTGCTCACCTGCCTGCTCGGCGGCATCCTCGCCTTCTTCGAGATCGGCCGCCTGGAAGACCCGGAATTCACCATCAAGCAGGCCATCGTCAACGTGCAGTACCCCGGCGCCACGGCGCTGGAGGTCGAGCTGCAGGTGACCGAGCCGCTGGAAAGCGCCATCCAGCAGATGTCGCAGATCAAGGAGATCCGCTCGCGCTCGATGCCGGGCATCGCCGAGATCCGCGTGGAGATGCAGGACCGCTACGACGGTGACGCGCTGCCGCAGATCTGGGACGAGCTGCGCAACAAGATCAACGATGCCCAGGGCGACCTGCCGCCGGGCATCGAGCCGCCGCAGGTCAACGACGATTTCGGTGATGTCTACGGCATCTTCTACGCCCTGACCGGCGACGGTCTGACGCTCAAGGAACTGCACGAAACGGCCAAGGACCTGCGCCGCGCGCTGCTCACCGCCGACGGCGTCGGCAAGGTGGAGATCGCCGGTGTGCAGGAGGAACGCATCCTGGTGGAGGTCGATCAGGCGCAGCTGGCGGCGATGAACATCGCCCCCGACGAGATCGCCGCAGCGCTGGGCGATACCGATGCCGCGGTGGAAGCCGGCGGCGTCAATGCCGGCGACTTCTTCGTGCGCCTGCGCCCCAGCGGAGCGTTCGACTCCCTGGAGGAGCTGCGCGCGCTGTCGGTCGGCCAGGGCCCGCAGCGGGTCGAGCTGGGCGCCATCGCCAAGCTCTCGCGCGACTACGCCGAGCGGCCGCAGCAGATCATCCGCCACAACGGCCAGCCGGCGCTGACGCTGGGTATCAGCGGGGTGTCCGGGGCGAACATCGTCGAGGTCGGGCACAGCGTCGAGGCAGTGCTGCAGGCCAACGAGCACCGCATGCCGCTGGGCGCCGAGCTGCACCCGCTGTACCAGCAGCACCGCATCGTCGACGAGTCGGTGAACAGTTTCGCCCTCAACGTGTTCCTCTCGGTGGCCATCGTGGTCGGCGTGCTGTGCATCGCCATGGGCCTGCGCGCCGGGGTGATCATCGGCGCGGTGCTGTTTCTCACCGTGCTCGGCACGTTGCTGGTGATGTGGCTGGTCGGCATCGAGCTGGAGCGGATTTCCCTCGGCGCGCTGATCATCGCCATGGGCATGCTGGTGGACAACGCGGTGGTGGTCTGCGACGGCATGCTGGTGCGTCAGCGCCAGGGCAAGAGCATCCTCGAGGCGTCGCAGCAGACGCTGCAACAGACGCAGTGGCCGCTGCTGGGGGCGACCATCATCGGCATCCTGGCCTTCGCCGGCATCGGCCTGTCCCAGGACACCACCGGCGAGTTCCTCTTCTCGCTGTTCTTCGTCATTGCCGTGTCGCTGCTGCTCAGCTGGTTGCTGGCCCTGCTGCTGGTACCGCTGTTCGGCCATTACCTGCTGCGCAATGGCGGCGCCGACGAGGATGCCGATGCCGCATACGACGGCCCCTGGTACGCGCGCTATCGCCGGCTGGCTACAGGTGTGCTGCGCTGGCCGAAGCTGACCATCGGCGCGCTGCTGGTGCTGACGGTGATCAGCGCGGTGATCTTCACCCGTCTGCCGCAGAGCTTCTTCCCGCCGTCGAGCACGCCGCTGTTCTACGTCAACCTGTTCCTGCCGCAGGGCACGCATATCCGCGATACCGCGCGCGCTGCCAGCGAGGTCGAGCAGTACCTGGCCGAGCAGGACGGCGTGAGCGATGTGTCGAGCTTCATCGGCGCCGGGGCCTCGCGCTTCATGCTCACCTACATGCCGGAGCAGCCGAATGCCTCGCTGATGCACTTTCTCGTGCGCACCGAGGATGCCGAGCGGATCGACGGCCTGGTCCGGCAGATCAACCAGGAGCTACCGCAGCGCTATCCATCGGCGGACGTCAGCGCCGCCCAGTTCATGTTCGGCCCCAATGCCGAGGCCAAGCTGGAGGCGCGCATCAGCGGCCCGGACATCGAGGTGCTGCGCGAGATATCCGCCGAGGGGCGCAAGCGCCTGCAGGAGCAGGGCCGGGTGCTCAACGTGCGCGACGACTGGCGTCAGCCGGTGCTGGTGCTGCGCCCGCAGCTGGCGCTGGATCGCCTCGCCGATGCCGGACTGACCCGCCAGGCGGTGGCGCGCGCACTGGCTGCCGGCAGCGAGGGCCAGCGCGTCAGCCTGCTGCGCGAGCGCGACGAGCTGATCCCGGTGGTGCTGCGCGCCGCGCCGGATGACCGCATCGACGCCGACAACCTGCTGCAACGGCTGATCTGGAGCCCGGCCGGCAACGGTTACGTGCCGCTGGCGCAGGTCGCCGACCGCATCGAACCGAGCAGCGAGGACGGCATCATCGTGCGCTACGACCGCGAGCGCACCATCTCCATCCGCGCCGAACCGCGCGACGGCGAGAACACCAACGAGGCGCACGAGCGCATCCGTCCGCTGATCGAGGGCATCGAGCTGCCGGTGAACTACAGCCTGAAGTGGGGCGGCGACTACGAGCAGTCCTCCGATGCCCAGCAGGCGCTGGCCAGCACGCTGGCGGTGCCTTATTTGGCGATGGTGCTGGTCACCGTACTGCTGTTCGCCCGGGTGCGTCAGCCGCTGATGATCTGGGCGGTGGTGCCCATGGCCATCTGCGGCGTGAGTTTCGGCCTGCTGCTCACCGGCCAGGCCTTCGGCTTCATGGCGCTGCTCGGCCTGCTCAGCCTGACCGGCATGCTGATCAAGAACGCCGTGGTGCTGGTGGATGAAATCGACCGGCAGATCGCCGCCGAGGTGCCGCGCCTGACCGCCATCATCGAGGCCTCGGCCTCGCGTCTGCGCCCGGTGACGATGGCCGCCGGCACCACGGTGCTGGGCATGGTGCCGCTGCTGTTCGACCCGTTCTTCGCCAACATGGCGGTGACCATCATGGGCGGCCTGGGCTTCGCCACGCTGCTGACCCTGCTGGCCGTGCCTTGCCTGTACCTGCTGCTGATGAAAGTGCGCCCGGAGGAAACCGCATGA
- a CDS encoding efflux RND transporter periplasmic adaptor subunit: protein MTSTPASLWPKSWLMIVACALPLLGGCSSEAEPAPEPPRVALVEPLQPAAPQAEALRFSGVVQSVTTTQLSFEVAGRIERILIDEGTRVRRGQPLAELDRTDYRLQLREAEARLRQLEADLARKRTLLAEGILAPAAIEALEANTVAARVARDSAQRDLDHSTLNAPFDGVVARRLAEPDMVVAVGTPVFEMQDNRQIEVSVDLPESAALSIPLGPELEAEAQLVIADLRLPLRYKEHSTQPREGARTYRLVLQGEPPEDYNLLPGMAMRVSLQRPAQPQTEEEGFRLPLSALQTGSDGKHFIWQADEGRARRLTVQLQQVEGDQALIRGEGLQAQLPIIVAGGSKLHEDQPIEARERN from the coding sequence ATGACGTCAACACCAGCATCCCTCTGGCCCAAGTCCTGGTTGATGATCGTCGCCTGTGCGCTGCCGCTGCTCGGCGGCTGTTCCTCCGAGGCAGAGCCGGCACCCGAGCCGCCGCGGGTGGCATTGGTCGAGCCGCTGCAGCCCGCCGCGCCGCAGGCCGAGGCGCTGCGTTTCTCCGGGGTGGTGCAGAGCGTGACCACCACCCAGCTGTCGTTCGAGGTGGCCGGGCGCATCGAGCGCATCCTGATCGATGAGGGCACCCGCGTCAGGCGGGGGCAGCCGCTGGCCGAGCTGGACCGCACCGACTACCGCCTGCAGCTGCGTGAAGCCGAGGCGCGCCTGCGTCAGCTGGAGGCGGATCTGGCGCGCAAGCGCACCCTGCTTGCCGAAGGCATTCTCGCCCCTGCCGCCATCGAGGCGCTGGAGGCCAACACCGTGGCCGCGCGGGTGGCTCGCGACAGCGCGCAGCGCGACTTGGACCACAGCACCCTGAACGCGCCGTTCGATGGCGTGGTGGCGCGCCGCCTGGCCGAGCCGGACATGGTGGTAGCGGTCGGCACGCCGGTGTTCGAGATGCAGGACAACCGCCAGATCGAGGTCAGCGTCGATCTGCCGGAAAGCGCCGCGCTGAGCATTCCGCTCGGGCCCGAGCTCGAGGCCGAAGCGCAGCTGGTGATCGCCGATCTGCGCCTGCCGCTGCGCTACAAGGAGCACAGCACCCAGCCGCGCGAAGGTGCGCGCACCTACCGGCTGGTGCTGCAGGGCGAGCCGCCCGAGGACTACAACCTGCTGCCGGGCATGGCCATGCGCGTCAGTCTGCAGCGCCCCGCGCAGCCACAGACAGAGGAGGAGGGCTTTCGCCTGCCGCTGTCGGCGCTGCAGACCGGCAGCGACGGCAAGCACTTCATCTGGCAGGCCGATGAAGGTCGCGCGCGGCGGCTGACGGTGCAGCTGCAGCAGGTCGAAGGCGATCAGGCGCTGATCCGCGGCGAGGGCCTGCAGGCGCAGCTGCCGATCATCGTCGCCGGCGGCAGCAAACTGCACGAGGACCAGCCGATCGAAGCGCGGGAGCGGAACTGA
- a CDS encoding ion transporter, with amino-acid sequence MDKGQTWRQRLYIIIFETSTPAAQRFDNWLLVTILASLVVVMLDSVEHFHNQYAEVFRALEWFFTVLFAIEYGLRLYISPKPMRYAFSFFGLVDLLAVLPAILALMFADAQYLMIVRAIRLIRVFRVLKLRQYLSQANFLLVALRGSKQKIIVFLVSVSTLVTVYGALMYVIEGPANGFTSIPISIYWAVVTLTTVGFGDITPQTPIGQMLATLVMITGYSIIAVPTGIFTAELANAMRLEGQMEHDCPHCKKPRHEHNASYCNRCGGPLYSRAPQALQRGDTD; translated from the coding sequence GTGGACAAAGGCCAGACCTGGCGCCAACGCCTCTACATCATCATCTTCGAAACCAGCACACCGGCCGCTCAGCGCTTCGACAACTGGCTGCTGGTGACCATCCTGGCCAGCCTGGTGGTGGTGATGCTCGACAGCGTCGAGCACTTCCATAACCAGTACGCCGAGGTATTCAGAGCACTGGAATGGTTCTTCACCGTTCTTTTCGCCATCGAGTACGGCTTGCGTCTGTACATATCGCCCAAGCCCATGCGCTATGCCTTCAGTTTCTTCGGCCTGGTGGATCTGCTGGCGGTACTGCCAGCCATCCTCGCGCTGATGTTCGCCGATGCGCAGTACCTGATGATCGTGCGCGCCATACGCCTGATCCGCGTCTTCCGCGTGCTCAAGCTGCGTCAGTATCTGTCCCAGGCGAATTTCCTGCTGGTGGCGCTGCGCGGCAGCAAGCAGAAGATCATCGTCTTTCTGGTCAGCGTCTCCACCCTGGTCACGGTATATGGCGCCCTGATGTACGTGATCGAAGGCCCGGCCAATGGCTTCACCAGCATACCGATCAGCATCTACTGGGCGGTGGTGACGCTGACCACCGTGGGCTTCGGTGACATCACGCCGCAAACGCCCATCGGTCAGATGCTCGCCACGCTGGTGATGATCACCGGCTACTCGATCATCGCCGTGCCCACCGGCATCTTCACCGCCGAACTGGCCAATGCCATGCGGCTGGAGGGGCAGATGGAACACGACTGCCCGCATTGCAAGAAGCCCCGCCACGAACACAACGCCAGCTACTGCAACCGCTGCGGCGGGCCCTTGTACAGCCGCGCCCCGCAAGCGCTGCAGCGAGGTGACACAGACTGA
- a CDS encoding SLC13 family permease has translation MAVTTNDSTAPAKAAWIGLILGPLLLLAYLLTDPPGELSSAAWATVGLTLLMATWWSTEAIPIPATSLLPILLIPALGIDSLNAATAPYANPTIYLFLGGFILGLAMERWNLHKRIALMTLLAMGSKPSKQIAGFMLATAFLSMWVSNTATTIMMLPIGLSVIGLLTGEQEAGDNERERFATALLLAIAYAASVGGIATLIGTPPNALLAAFLADNYEVQIGFGQWMLLGLPVAIIMLAFIWWWLTRGGFNLAGHDSTQLIRSELAELGPLSRGEKLVALVFVITALAWVFQPLVAGWVPGVNDTSIAIAAALALFIIPVDAKQRVFLMNWESASKLPWGVLLLFGGGLSLAGVIRSTGLAEWIAQSLGALGALPVIAMIGVVVLVIIFLTEVTSNTATAAAFLPLLGALAVSQGMPAELLAIPAAIAASCAFMMPVATPPNAIVFGTGHMKIQSMIKAGFALNLFGVVLVTLICYLLVGMIWAH, from the coding sequence ATGGCAGTAACCACCAATGACTCTACGGCGCCTGCCAAGGCCGCCTGGATCGGTCTGATCCTGGGCCCCTTGCTGCTGCTCGCCTACCTGCTCACCGATCCGCCGGGCGAGCTTTCCAGCGCCGCCTGGGCCACCGTCGGCCTGACGCTGCTGATGGCCACCTGGTGGTCCACCGAGGCCATCCCGATTCCCGCCACTTCGCTGCTGCCGATCCTGCTGATCCCGGCACTGGGCATCGACAGCCTCAACGCCGCCACCGCGCCCTACGCCAACCCGACCATCTACCTGTTCCTCGGCGGCTTCATCCTCGGCCTGGCCATGGAGCGCTGGAATCTGCACAAGCGCATCGCCCTGATGACGCTGCTGGCCATGGGCAGCAAACCGAGCAAGCAGATCGCCGGCTTCATGCTGGCCACCGCCTTTCTCAGCATGTGGGTGAGCAACACCGCCACCACCATCATGATGCTGCCCATCGGCCTGTCGGTGATCGGCCTGCTGACCGGCGAGCAGGAGGCCGGCGACAACGAGCGCGAGCGCTTCGCCACCGCCCTGCTGCTGGCCATCGCCTATGCCGCCAGCGTCGGCGGTATCGCCACGCTGATCGGCACCCCGCCCAATGCCCTGCTGGCGGCGTTCCTCGCCGACAACTACGAGGTGCAGATCGGCTTCGGTCAGTGGATGCTGCTCGGCCTGCCGGTGGCGATCATCATGCTGGCGTTCATCTGGTGGTGGCTGACCCGTGGCGGCTTCAACCTGGCCGGGCATGACAGCACCCAGCTGATCCGCAGCGAACTGGCCGAACTCGGCCCGCTGAGCCGCGGCGAGAAGCTGGTGGCGCTGGTGTTCGTGATCACCGCGCTGGCCTGGGTGTTCCAGCCGTTGGTCGCCGGCTGGGTGCCCGGCGTCAACGACACCAGCATCGCCATCGCTGCCGCCCTGGCGCTGTTCATCATCCCGGTGGACGCCAAGCAGCGGGTGTTTCTGATGAACTGGGAAAGCGCCAGCAAACTGCCCTGGGGCGTGCTGCTGCTGTTCGGCGGCGGCCTGTCACTGGCCGGGGTGATCCGCAGCACCGGCCTGGCCGAGTGGATCGCGCAGAGCCTTGGCGCCCTGGGCGCCCTGCCGGTGATCGCGATGATCGGCGTGGTGGTGCTGGTGATCATCTTCCTCACCGAGGTCACTTCCAACACCGCCACCGCGGCGGCCTTCCTGCCGCTGCTGGGCGCGCTGGCCGTGTCGCAGGGCATGCCGGCCGAGCTGCTGGCCATTCCTGCCGCCATCGCCGCCAGTTGCGCCTTCATGATGCCGGTGGCGACGCCGCCCAATGCCATCGTGTTCGGCACCGGGCATATGAAGATACAGTCGATGATCAAGGCGGGCTTTGCCCTCAACCTGTTCGGCGTGGTGCTGGTGACGCTGATCTGCTACCTGCTGGTAGGCATGATCTGGGCGCATTGA
- the ccmI gene encoding c-type cytochrome biogenesis protein CcmI codes for MIDFWLPAGLLLLTALAFLLIPVLRIRKLQAEEDRTALNVTLYQERLQELEAQRQVGVLDDAQLEAGRAEAARELLADTEGVQRRSGVLGGKVPLVCALLVPVLGVALYLHWGALDQVEQARNFAAQQPQSIEEMTARLEQTVKQQPDSAEAWYFLGRTYMAQERAGDAAKAFEQAVNLAGRAPELLGQWAQALYFAEGKQWNEQLQALTDEALKADPEEVTSLGLLGIAAYESQRYADAVRYWERLVAVLPEQDPSRMAIAGGIERARQQMGEGEQPGAAAEPGAKVHALEVSVSLAPEVQRQVQPDDAVFIFARALSGPPMPLAVKRMKVSDLPAQVSLSDVDAMMPELKLSAFEQVQLVARVSREGNATKGEWIGQLGPVSNTARDTQALLIDSRDGQTQ; via the coding sequence ATGATCGATTTCTGGTTGCCCGCCGGGCTGCTGTTGCTGACCGCCCTGGCGTTTCTGCTGATTCCGGTGCTGCGCATTCGCAAGCTGCAGGCCGAAGAAGACCGCACCGCGCTCAACGTCACCCTCTATCAGGAGCGCCTGCAGGAGCTGGAAGCCCAGCGCCAGGTCGGCGTGCTCGATGATGCGCAGCTCGAGGCCGGCCGTGCCGAAGCCGCGCGCGAACTGTTGGCCGACACCGAAGGCGTGCAGCGTCGCAGCGGCGTGCTCGGCGGCAAGGTGCCGCTGGTCTGCGCACTGCTGGTACCGGTGCTGGGCGTCGCCCTGTATCTGCACTGGGGCGCGCTCGATCAGGTCGAGCAGGCGCGCAACTTCGCCGCCCAGCAGCCGCAGAGCATCGAGGAGATGACCGCGCGCCTGGAGCAGACCGTCAAGCAGCAGCCGGATTCGGCCGAGGCCTGGTACTTCCTCGGTCGCACCTACATGGCCCAGGAGCGTGCCGGCGATGCCGCCAAGGCCTTCGAGCAGGCGGTGAATCTTGCCGGCCGCGCGCCGGAGCTGCTCGGCCAGTGGGCGCAGGCGCTGTACTTCGCCGAAGGCAAGCAGTGGAACGAGCAACTGCAGGCTCTGACCGACGAGGCGCTGAAGGCCGATCCGGAGGAGGTCACCAGCCTCGGCCTGCTCGGTATCGCCGCCTATGAAAGCCAGCGCTACGCCGACGCCGTGCGCTACTGGGAGCGCCTGGTGGCCGTGCTGCCGGAGCAGGACCCGTCGCGCATGGCCATCGCCGGTGGTATCGAGCGCGCCCGTCAGCAGATGGGCGAGGGCGAGCAGCCCGGCGCTGCCGCCGAGCCGGGTGCCAAGGTGCACGCGCTGGAAGTCAGCGTATCGCTGGCGCCCGAGGTGCAGCGCCAGGTGCAGCCGGACGACGCCGTATTCATCTTTGCCCGTGCCCTCAGCGGCCCGCCCATGCCGCTGGCGGTCAAGCGCATGAAGGTTTCCGACCTGCCGGCGCAGGTCAGCCTGTCGGATGTCGATGCGATGATGCCCGAGCTCAAGCTGTCGGCGTTCGAGCAGGTGCAGCTGGTGGCGCGGGTATCGCGTGAGGGGAATGCGACCAAGGGCGAGTGGATCGGCCAGCTGGGCCCGGTCTCCAACACCGCACGTGACACACAGGCGCTGCTGATCGACAGCCGCGACGGGCAGACACAATGA
- a CDS encoding cytochrome c-type biogenesis protein: MKRLLMSAGLALGLLASAHAAIDTFEFASEAERQRYRNLIEELRCPKCQNQNIADSDAPIAMDLRGEIYRMLEEGKSNEQIIDFLVSRYGDFVLYKPPLTSRTLLLWYGPAGLLLIGFGVLGVILLRRRGQQKDRSAAVLSADEQQRLAALLEQNSQDHKDR; the protein is encoded by the coding sequence ATGAAGCGTTTGCTGATGTCCGCCGGTTTGGCGCTGGGCCTGTTGGCCAGCGCCCATGCCGCCATCGATACCTTCGAGTTCGCCAGCGAGGCCGAGCGCCAGCGCTATCGCAACCTGATCGAAGAGCTGCGCTGCCCGAAATGCCAGAACCAGAACATCGCCGACTCCGATGCGCCGATCGCCATGGACCTGCGTGGCGAAATCTATCGCATGCTCGAAGAGGGCAAGAGCAACGAGCAGATCATCGACTTCCTGGTTTCCCGCTATGGCGACTTCGTGCTCTACAAGCCACCGCTGACCAGCCGCACGCTGCTGCTCTGGTACGGTCCGGCTGGCCTGCTGCTGATAGGTTTCGGCGTGCTTGGGGTGATTCTTCTGCGCCGCCGCGGGCAGCAGAAGGACCGTTCGGCCGCCGTTCTCTCCGCCGATGAGCAGCAGCGCCTGGCTGCGCTGCTCGAGCAAAACTCTCAGGACCACAAAGACCGATGA